From the bacterium genome, one window contains:
- a CDS encoding SAM-dependent methyltransferase → MTECDTFLDLLKQALRDNTFIKLVLGKYRGRQAGLEKITIRPVVIAGQETLSFVYRHQTQDVTRNYEAAQALPMIQQLLGSDFKSAHLFSITADVQIDFSKKGKTLLSRSKPSSEVLPAREHDRVKERLIDVNSPFLKALGVTNESGQVLPSMSNKWKQINVFLERFREALSASRIAQDTPVRVVDFGAGKGYLTFAIYEYLRTMLRREAVVTGVEVRDDLVRFCNTVAKARGMTGLSFTPGDLTSYAPGSLQVLIALHACDTATDQAIALGIRAGADIIMCAPCCHKEVRPQMVSPPVLTPMLRHGIHMGQEAEMVTDSLRALWLEASGYESQVFEFISLEHTGKNKMILGVKRAQPEPREPVLARIKALKAFYGIKEQALETLL, encoded by the coding sequence ATGACTGAATGCGACACCTTTCTGGATTTGCTGAAGCAGGCACTGCGGGATAATACGTTTATCAAGCTGGTGCTGGGAAAATATCGGGGCCGGCAGGCCGGACTTGAAAAAATCACCATCCGGCCTGTGGTCATCGCCGGCCAGGAAACCCTCTCGTTTGTCTACCGGCATCAAACCCAGGATGTAACCCGTAATTATGAGGCCGCGCAGGCCCTTCCAATGATCCAACAGCTTTTGGGTAGTGATTTTAAAAGTGCCCACCTGTTTTCAATCACCGCCGATGTTCAGATTGATTTCAGTAAGAAGGGGAAGACGTTGCTCAGTCGTAGCAAACCCTCCAGCGAGGTGCTGCCTGCCCGGGAACACGACCGGGTCAAGGAGCGCCTGATCGATGTCAACAGCCCATTCCTGAAGGCCTTGGGTGTCACGAACGAAAGCGGACAAGTGCTGCCCTCCATGTCCAATAAATGGAAGCAGATCAATGTCTTCCTGGAACGGTTTCGTGAAGCCCTGTCCGCCTCACGAATCGCCCAGGATACTCCCGTGCGGGTCGTCGACTTCGGTGCCGGTAAGGGCTATCTCACCTTCGCGATTTATGAATATTTGCGTACCATGCTGCGACGGGAAGCGGTCGTGACCGGAGTTGAAGTCCGGGATGACCTGGTGCGTTTTTGCAATACCGTGGCCAAGGCCCGGGGAATGACAGGGTTGAGTTTTACCCCGGGCGATCTGACCAGTTATGCGCCAGGCTCCCTGCAGGTGCTGATCGCCTTGCATGCCTGTGACACGGCCACGGATCAGGCGATCGCCCTGGGGATCCGGGCGGGGGCCGATATCATTATGTGTGCCCCTTGCTGCCATAAGGAGGTGCGCCCCCAGATGGTGAGCCCGCCTGTTCTTACCCCCATGTTGCGGCATGGGATCCACATGGGGCAGGAGGCGGAAATGGTCACGGACAGCCTGCGGGCACTCTGGTTGGAAGCCTCCGGGTATGAGTCGCAGGTATTTGAATTCATTTCGTTGGAGCATACCGGCAAAAACAAGATGATTCTCGGCGTCAAACGCGCCCAACCGGAGCCCCGTGAGCCGGTTCTGGCGCGCATCAAGGCGCTTAAGGCGTTTTATGGCATTAAAGAGCAGGCGCTTGAGACGTTGTTATGA
- a CDS encoding ABC-F family ATP-binding cassette domain-containing protein, which yields MIDFQNVSVGFGAQQVLDDVSFRINRGERVGIVGPNGAGKSTIFSLLTGESTPDRGDVSIPRNIRVSHLRQQLKPAAADINLLEYSENALPSLMDNQRQIEALEVQLDQVAGVERDRVVRQLGVLQTDFEHQGGYALSSRAKAALGGLGFAVSDFHRPFAAFSGGWQMRAELARALVADPDLLLLDEPSNFLDIPAVEWLQRYLRDYKGTLVLVSHDRYLLNTLTSVTMEVAGGQVTRYAGNFNKYEEDCRLRHEQLEAARGNQDRRREQIEQFVERFRAKNTKSSQVQSRLKMLEKMDEIEIPRVVMRAPRIRVPKPPHCGVELVRLDQAGVTYDGQNWVLRGLDIRIERGAKIGLVGLNGMGKTTLLKTIAGKLPLNEGRRVMGHNVVIGYQAQDFAEMMDPVRTVLETVKSAAPFLSEREVRSMLGGFFFSGDAVEKKIAVLSGGEKMRVAFARLLVNPPNFLMLDEPTTHLDIPSREALENALHDYEGTVCLVSHDIEFTRHVATSIIAMAPPGVRHYPGGYDYYHEKSEAEAKSQNSEARIQNADEDKGEGGDRKALRRERAQKRQELNKIRGPVETRVKSAERKMTALEQEQDKLSGEMMKPMEGTDYASLNRRLSEIQAELAETVERWEKASLELEALPSE from the coding sequence ATGATTGATTTCCAAAATGTTTCGGTAGGCTTTGGGGCACAACAGGTGCTCGATGATGTGTCATTCCGCATCAATCGCGGTGAGCGGGTGGGTATTGTCGGTCCCAACGGAGCCGGTAAAAGCACGATATTCTCGCTTCTGACCGGGGAATCCACGCCGGACCGGGGCGATGTCTCGATTCCCCGCAATATCCGGGTGAGTCACCTGCGCCAACAGCTCAAGCCGGCGGCTGCTGATATCAATCTGCTGGAATATTCTGAAAATGCACTCCCGTCCCTCATGGATAACCAGCGACAGATCGAGGCTTTGGAGGTGCAACTCGATCAGGTGGCCGGGGTCGAACGCGACCGGGTAGTTCGCCAGCTGGGGGTGTTGCAGACGGATTTTGAGCATCAGGGCGGGTATGCCTTGAGCAGTCGGGCCAAGGCGGCGCTGGGAGGGCTCGGATTTGCGGTGAGTGACTTTCATCGGCCGTTTGCCGCCTTCAGTGGAGGCTGGCAGATGCGCGCGGAATTGGCGCGTGCCTTGGTGGCGGATCCCGACCTTCTGCTTCTGGATGAACCGAGTAACTTCCTCGATATCCCCGCCGTGGAATGGCTGCAGCGTTACCTGCGAGACTATAAGGGAACGCTGGTACTGGTCTCCCATGACCGTTATCTCCTGAACACCCTGACGTCGGTGACTATGGAGGTGGCGGGGGGACAGGTGACGCGCTATGCCGGGAACTTCAACAAATATGAGGAGGATTGCCGGCTCCGCCATGAACAACTGGAGGCGGCTCGCGGGAACCAGGACCGCCGGCGTGAGCAGATCGAACAGTTTGTCGAGCGGTTCCGTGCCAAAAACACGAAGTCCTCCCAGGTCCAGAGCCGGCTTAAAATGCTTGAGAAAATGGATGAAATTGAAATCCCCCGCGTGGTCATGCGCGCCCCGAGGATTCGTGTCCCCAAACCCCCGCATTGTGGCGTGGAACTGGTCCGGCTGGATCAGGCCGGGGTCACCTATGATGGCCAGAACTGGGTGTTGAGGGGCTTGGATATCCGGATTGAGCGCGGAGCCAAGATCGGACTCGTGGGCTTGAACGGGATGGGCAAGACGACCCTTCTCAAGACGATTGCCGGGAAGCTACCACTGAACGAGGGCCGGCGGGTAATGGGGCATAATGTGGTGATCGGGTATCAGGCTCAGGATTTCGCTGAAATGATGGATCCGGTACGGACCGTGCTTGAAACGGTCAAGTCAGCCGCGCCGTTTCTTTCCGAGCGTGAGGTCCGCAGCATGCTAGGTGGATTTTTCTTTTCCGGAGACGCGGTGGAAAAGAAAATTGCCGTCCTGAGCGGGGGCGAGAAAATGAGGGTCGCCTTTGCGCGTCTGTTGGTGAACCCGCCCAACTTCCTGATGCTGGATGAACCCACCACTCACCTGGATATTCCTTCGCGTGAAGCTCTTGAAAATGCCCTGCATGACTATGAGGGCACGGTGTGTCTGGTCAGCCATGACATTGAGTTCACCCGCCATGTGGCCACGAGTATCATTGCCATGGCCCCCCCGGGAGTGCGCCACTATCCCGGCGGCTACGATTACTATCACGAGAAATCGGAAGCGGAGGCGAAATCACAGAATTCAGAAGCCAGAATTCAAAATGCAGACGAGGATAAAGGCGAGGGAGGGGACCGGAAAGCCTTGAGGCGGGAGCGGGCCCAGAAACGGCAGGAGTTGAATAAAATCCGGGGGCCTGTCGAAACCCGTGTAAAATCCGCCGAGCGCAAGATGACGGCCCTGGAGCAGGAGCAGGACAAGCTGTCCGGTGAGATGATGAAGCCGATGGAGGGGACGGATTACGCGTCGCTCAACCGCCGCCTCAGTGAGATTCAGGCGGAACTGGCTGAGACGGTGGAACGTTGGGAAAAAGCCTCGCTGGAATTGGAAGCGCTGCCCAGCGAATAA
- a CDS encoding rhodanese-like domain-containing protein: MKVIKIASVAVAALVGVGSAVAFAEDCAGGVCALGAKAGATCVAAPKEAVVNTEGLATLIQSKVPLKLFDARSGKYDDGQRIPGAQQLSADADEAVITTAIPDKSALVVTYCAGVKCPASKALADRLKKLGYSNVIEYPQGIAGWLEAGKAVDKK; this comes from the coding sequence ATGAAGGTTATAAAAATTGCCAGTGTGGCGGTTGCGGCATTGGTTGGTGTGGGTTCGGCGGTTGCGTTTGCTGAGGATTGTGCGGGTGGAGTGTGTGCATTAGGGGCGAAGGCTGGTGCAACCTGTGTTGCAGCCCCAAAGGAGGCTGTGGTCAACACCGAGGGGTTGGCGACGCTGATTCAGTCAAAAGTACCGCTCAAACTATTTGATGCTCGAAGCGGGAAATATGACGATGGGCAGCGCATTCCCGGGGCACAGCAGTTGAGTGCTGACGCAGACGAAGCCGTCATCACTACGGCGATTCCGGATAAATCCGCCCTGGTTGTGACCTATTGTGCAGGGGTTAAATGCCCCGCGAGCAAAGCGTTGGCAGACCGGTTGAAAAAACTCGGTTACAGCAACGTGATTGAGTACCCGCAGGGAATTGCAGGTTGGTTGGAGGCAGGAAAAGCTGTAGACAAAAAGTAA
- a CDS encoding carbon starvation CstA family protein, translating into MKLKSILFWLFFSLLGATSLAVIAFHRGESISALWFVTATLCFFMISYRFYSKWLAAKVLTLDDRRATPAYTKEDGKDFVPTNRWIVFGHHFAAIAGPGPLVGPVLASQFGYLPGTLWILIGGTLAGGVHDAVALFCSMRRGGKSLGQMVKEEVGTFAGTIALVGILCIMVILISVLALVVVKALAESPWGLFTVATTIPIALFMGIYLRMIRPGKVLEGSIMGALLLMLAVWAGQYVHSSPVWAAWFTRSAPWLAWSIIGYGLLASILPVWLLLAPRDYLSSFMKIGTVIILMLAIIWVAPQLHMPKLTGFIYGNGLVVPGKLFPFVFITIACGAISGFHALISTGTTPKLVTHESTVRSVAYGAMITEMAVGVMALVAACAMEPGQYFAINMKGEPAAVVAKITAAGFHVTEADMAQLATDVGEKTLIGRTGGAPTFAVGMAKMFTDAIGSKAMMALWYHFAIMFEALFILTTIDAGTRVGRFLLQDVLGHVWKPLGNTASIPANLLASVLFVSAWGWFLYQGVIDPYGGINSLWPIFGIANQLLAVISLALGTTILIKMNRDRYIWVTLVPLIFLLVVTMTAGWQKIYTASAGGFLPAIATLRQQLAVAAPSEIAKLSAQIFNNQVDIAVTVTFLVMVLLIVGASLHLWIRLFSGKAPRHLCEDPANPHPDLLVLEG; encoded by the coding sequence ATGAAACTTAAATCCATTCTCTTCTGGCTTTTCTTTTCCCTGCTGGGCGCGACGTCGCTGGCCGTCATTGCCTTTCACCGGGGCGAATCGATCAGTGCCCTCTGGTTTGTAACGGCGACTCTCTGCTTCTTCATGATCAGCTACCGGTTCTACAGCAAGTGGCTGGCGGCCAAAGTGCTGACCCTGGATGACCGTCGGGCCACCCCGGCCTACACTAAAGAGGACGGCAAGGATTTTGTCCCCACCAACCGCTGGATCGTCTTCGGGCACCACTTTGCCGCCATTGCCGGCCCCGGCCCCCTCGTGGGCCCCGTGCTCGCCTCCCAGTTCGGCTACCTGCCAGGAACCCTGTGGATCCTCATTGGCGGCACCCTGGCCGGCGGCGTGCATGATGCGGTGGCGTTGTTCTGCTCCATGCGCCGGGGCGGAAAATCGCTGGGACAGATGGTCAAGGAGGAGGTCGGTACCTTCGCCGGTACCATCGCGCTGGTCGGCATCCTCTGCATCATGGTGATTCTTATTTCCGTCCTTGCGCTGGTCGTCGTCAAGGCGCTCGCCGAAAGCCCCTGGGGCCTCTTTACGGTGGCGACCACGATTCCCATCGCCCTGTTCATGGGCATTTACCTCCGCATGATACGCCCCGGCAAAGTCCTGGAAGGCTCCATCATGGGTGCGTTACTTCTGATGCTCGCCGTCTGGGCCGGACAATATGTCCACAGCTCGCCCGTCTGGGCCGCCTGGTTCACCCGCTCCGCACCCTGGCTGGCCTGGTCGATTATCGGCTACGGGCTCCTGGCCTCCATCCTGCCGGTCTGGCTGTTGCTGGCCCCGCGCGACTATCTCAGTTCATTCATGAAGATCGGGACCGTGATCATCCTGATGCTGGCCATTATCTGGGTAGCCCCGCAACTCCACATGCCCAAGTTAACCGGGTTTATTTACGGAAACGGCCTGGTCGTTCCGGGCAAACTCTTTCCCTTCGTGTTCATCACCATTGCCTGTGGCGCGATCTCCGGCTTTCACGCCCTCATCTCCACCGGGACCACCCCCAAACTGGTCACTCACGAATCCACCGTCCGTTCGGTGGCCTATGGCGCCATGATCACGGAGATGGCGGTGGGCGTCATGGCTTTGGTGGCCGCCTGTGCCATGGAGCCCGGCCAGTATTTTGCCATCAACATGAAGGGTGAACCCGCCGCCGTGGTGGCCAAAATTACCGCCGCCGGCTTTCATGTTACTGAAGCGGACATGGCTCAGCTGGCAACCGATGTGGGCGAGAAGACCCTGATCGGGCGGACCGGTGGCGCCCCCACCTTTGCCGTTGGCATGGCCAAAATGTTTACCGACGCCATCGGCAGCAAGGCCATGATGGCCCTCTGGTATCATTTCGCCATCATGTTTGAGGCGTTGTTCATCTTAACCACCATTGATGCGGGCACCCGGGTGGGCCGCTTCCTGTTGCAGGACGTTCTGGGTCACGTTTGGAAACCACTGGGGAATACGGCCTCAATCCCGGCCAATCTGCTTGCCAGTGTGTTATTTGTGAGTGCCTGGGGCTGGTTCCTCTATCAGGGCGTCATTGATCCCTATGGCGGGATCAACAGCCTCTGGCCCATTTTCGGCATTGCGAACCAGCTGCTGGCGGTCATCTCACTGGCCCTCGGCACCACGATTCTGATCAAAATGAACCGCGACCGGTACATCTGGGTCACGCTGGTGCCCCTGATATTCCTGCTGGTGGTCACCATGACGGCCGGCTGGCAGAAAATCTATACCGCCTCTGCCGGTGGCTTTTTGCCCGCGATTGCCACCCTGCGCCAGCAATTGGCGGTAGCCGCCCCCTCCGAGATCGCCAAGTTGTCCGCCCAGATTTTCAACAATCAGGTCGATATTGCCGTTACCGTGACCTTTTTGGTCATGGTGCTCCTGATCGTCGGGGCAAGCCTCCATCTCTGGATCCGCCTCTTTAGCGGAAAAGCCCCGCGCCACCTCTGCGAGGATCCCGCCAACCCCCACCCTGATCTGCTGGTTTTGGAAGGGTGA
- a CDS encoding aspartate aminotransferase family protein, with the protein MDTKQLYDEYMITSMVAGIEPIIVERAAGCGITGQDGKSYLDCFSGIAVTNAGHGHPKVVAAAKAQMDKLVHCCTYVYYNPRAGELARRLAQITPGPLQKSFLGNSGAEAVEGALRLAKQFTKRKEVVSLTMGFHGRTVGTLSVSGNRRVKKGTGPYLSGVAFAPAPYCYRCPFNSSYPGCGLACAESMDQVLRYQTAGDVAAFLAESVMGEGGIIVPPPGYLAIAAKIARDDGALYIADEVQCGFGRTGRMFACEHEGLEPDILCMAKGIADGFPLSAFTTRPDIAAAFTPGDHLSTFGGNPVSCAAALANIDVMIDEDLPGNAARRGEQLMRRLRAFQDQCALVGDVRGKGLMIGLELVSDDRKTPAVKEAKQVRDRCRESGLLVGIGGVYGNVIRLQPPLVLTETEASRAADILEQVLQSVCRQSS; encoded by the coding sequence ATGGATACCAAACAGCTGTATGATGAATACATGATCACCTCGATGGTGGCCGGGATTGAGCCCATTATTGTGGAGCGCGCCGCCGGGTGCGGGATCACGGGGCAGGATGGCAAATCCTACCTGGACTGTTTCAGCGGGATTGCCGTGACCAACGCCGGACACGGGCATCCGAAAGTGGTGGCGGCGGCAAAGGCACAGATGGACAAGCTGGTGCACTGCTGCACCTATGTCTATTACAATCCGCGTGCCGGGGAATTGGCCAGGCGCCTGGCGCAAATCACCCCGGGCCCCTTGCAGAAAAGCTTTCTGGGCAATAGTGGAGCCGAAGCCGTCGAAGGCGCCTTGCGGTTGGCCAAGCAGTTTACCAAACGCAAGGAAGTCGTCTCCCTGACCATGGGATTTCACGGCCGAACGGTCGGGACGTTGTCGGTGAGCGGGAATCGCCGGGTCAAAAAAGGGACCGGGCCCTATCTGTCGGGTGTGGCCTTCGCCCCGGCCCCGTATTGTTACCGCTGTCCGTTCAACTCCTCGTATCCCGGTTGCGGCCTGGCTTGCGCGGAGTCGATGGACCAGGTGCTGCGCTATCAGACAGCTGGTGACGTCGCTGCGTTTCTGGCGGAGTCGGTGATGGGCGAGGGGGGGATCATTGTGCCACCTCCCGGCTATCTTGCCATTGCCGCGAAAATAGCCCGTGATGACGGGGCGCTCTATATTGCCGATGAGGTCCAATGCGGCTTCGGACGCACGGGCCGGATGTTTGCCTGTGAACACGAGGGCCTGGAACCGGATATCCTGTGCATGGCCAAGGGGATTGCCGATGGCTTCCCCTTGAGTGCATTCACGACCAGGCCGGATATTGCCGCCGCTTTCACCCCGGGTGACCATCTGTCCACCTTCGGCGGGAATCCTGTCAGTTGTGCGGCGGCTCTGGCCAACATCGACGTGATGATTGATGAGGATCTGCCCGGTAATGCCGCCCGGCGTGGCGAGCAGTTGATGCGGCGGTTGCGCGCATTTCAGGACCAGTGCGCCTTGGTCGGGGATGTCCGGGGCAAGGGGTTGATGATCGGCCTCGAACTGGTTTCCGATGACAGGAAAACGCCTGCCGTCAAGGAGGCCAAACAAGTCCGGGACCGCTGTCGCGAAAGCGGCCTGCTTGTGGGGATCGGAGGCGTTTATGGGAACGTGATCCGGCTCCAGCCGCCACTCGTGCTCACTGAAACCGAGGCCAGCCGGGCGGCTGATATCCTGGAACAGGTGCTGCAAAGTGTGTGCAGGCAGTCATCATAA
- a CDS encoding acyltransferase domain-containing protein: protein MMTILTAQAVLEGIRETTAYGGAPMFWDQAMAEMPAGPLPFLEPADVPARRAAAGLPAERDVLLTGIAAVIDADPALRSLAWYLHWRVFVAPQHGAPWGAPSLLPRLGEQAGLFYLLLSLEFVPRLTIWHRHLGYPGTVTRQTLQQIASFEGNHLRGRGRPGIYESQFVWLATYLVDPYVRLGRFEYQLHTYGGGVSVWKRAADGQVLALAEEGTRVAADGLRLGDQAPATEGWTAWLKETPSALSGFPVDPVGRILDKPVHLDRSVWMPCFSKGATVLDLHIPAGGSMDWEAMTDSFRQALAFFQQHHADRPFAALVVNTWFMDPRLADILPAESNPLRFQRAVYLYPVPPQPDSLWFVFLGNTREPAALRRDTSLQRRLATFLENGGTWHGGGMFVLPGDMHHLCDGHYRNRFNALIDSGNLRPITVS, encoded by the coding sequence ATGATGACGATATTGACGGCGCAGGCGGTTCTGGAAGGCATTCGCGAAACAACGGCGTATGGGGGTGCCCCGATGTTCTGGGACCAGGCGATGGCGGAAATGCCGGCCGGTCCGCTCCCCTTTCTCGAGCCTGCCGACGTGCCCGCCCGTCGTGCCGCAGCCGGGCTCCCGGCTGAACGGGACGTCCTGTTGACAGGGATAGCCGCGGTTATCGACGCCGACCCGGCGTTGCGGAGCCTGGCCTGGTATTTGCATTGGCGTGTGTTCGTGGCCCCCCAACACGGGGCACCCTGGGGCGCCCCTTCGCTTCTCCCTCGGCTTGGCGAACAGGCGGGGCTGTTCTACTTGCTGCTCAGTCTGGAATTTGTGCCCCGCCTCACTATCTGGCATCGCCATCTTGGTTATCCCGGGACCGTCACCCGCCAGACGCTTCAGCAAATCGCCTCCTTCGAGGGCAATCACCTGCGTGGTCGTGGCCGTCCCGGCATCTACGAGAGTCAGTTCGTTTGGTTGGCGACCTATCTGGTGGATCCCTATGTCCGGCTCGGACGATTCGAGTACCAATTGCATACTTACGGGGGTGGGGTCTCTGTCTGGAAGCGTGCCGCTGATGGCCAGGTACTGGCACTGGCTGAAGAGGGGACTCGTGTGGCGGCAGATGGCCTGAGGCTGGGGGATCAGGCCCCCGCGACAGAGGGCTGGACCGCCTGGTTGAAGGAGACGCCGTCCGCTCTTTCCGGCTTTCCGGTTGATCCGGTTGGCCGCATTCTGGATAAACCGGTCCACCTCGACCGTTCGGTCTGGATGCCTTGTTTCAGCAAGGGGGCTACCGTGCTGGATCTTCACATTCCAGCCGGTGGCAGTATGGATTGGGAGGCCATGACGGATAGTTTCCGGCAGGCGCTGGCTTTTTTCCAACAGCACCATGCAGACCGGCCCTTTGCCGCCCTGGTCGTGAACACCTGGTTCATGGATCCGCGGTTGGCGGACATTCTGCCGGCGGAGTCGAACCCACTCCGGTTCCAACGGGCGGTGTATCTCTACCCGGTTCCTCCCCAGCCTGACAGTCTTTGGTTTGTGTTCCTGGGTAATACGCGTGAGCCCGCCGCCTTGCGCCGGGATACCTCCCTGCAGCGCCGCCTTGCCACGTTTCTGGAAAACGGAGGGACCTGGCATGGGGGCGGGATGTTTGTGCTGCCCGGTGACATGCACCACTTATGCGATGGCCATTACCGGAATCGGTTTAATGCCCTCATCGATTCCGGCAACTTGCGCCCCATTACGGTTTCGTGA
- a CDS encoding SGNH/GDSL hydrolase family protein, with the protein MKTCFKHALVALAIMAATLTSNAADFFLKDGDKVVIMGDSITEQHLYSNYVETWILTRFPAWNITFANVGIGGDRSVGGTKRFKRDVLSNAPTAMTVDFGMNDGGYKAFDQAGFKTYMDGLQGIADQAKAANIRVAWCTPSPVEKTEEGPALQGYNETLEKYSEGIKQIAATNGNALFIDQLHPFISVIDKARATDPKIRIGGGDVVHPGPAGQAIMAAAILKGMSFPLAVASVEIDGAAGKVVNTFNCKIDSVSVDATGKMTFVQLDQALPFFPQESSKILQWTPIMEELNDYRLKVTGLKPGQYEVRLGGKKVADYSHIALNTGVNMAQAVLSAGPIADQVNAVWGAVKAKNDYYHGKIFRGVILAEVKIPDFLDIKVDDLEAKREAALKNRLAKMPEYFEAIRKTLVMQPHQVEIIPVTKP; encoded by the coding sequence ATGAAGACTTGTTTCAAACACGCACTCGTCGCACTGGCCATCATGGCCGCCACCCTTACCTCCAACGCCGCCGACTTCTTTTTGAAGGACGGCGACAAGGTGGTCATCATGGGCGACAGCATCACCGAACAGCATCTGTACAGCAATTACGTTGAAACCTGGATCCTTACCCGATTCCCGGCCTGGAACATCACCTTTGCCAATGTTGGCATCGGTGGCGACCGGTCGGTGGGAGGCACCAAGCGCTTCAAGCGCGATGTCCTGTCCAACGCCCCCACCGCCATGACGGTTGATTTCGGAATGAATGACGGCGGTTACAAGGCCTTCGATCAAGCCGGCTTCAAAACCTATATGGATGGGTTACAGGGAATTGCCGACCAGGCCAAGGCGGCAAATATCCGCGTCGCCTGGTGCACCCCCAGCCCCGTGGAAAAAACGGAGGAAGGGCCGGCCCTCCAAGGCTACAACGAAACCCTGGAGAAATACTCCGAAGGCATCAAGCAGATCGCGGCCACCAATGGGAACGCGCTGTTCATTGATCAGCTCCATCCTTTTATTTCAGTCATCGACAAGGCCCGGGCCACCGATCCGAAGATCCGCATCGGCGGCGGTGACGTTGTTCATCCCGGACCGGCCGGCCAGGCCATCATGGCCGCCGCCATCCTCAAGGGGATGAGCTTTCCCCTGGCCGTCGCTTCCGTTGAAATTGACGGGGCGGCCGGCAAGGTGGTCAATACCTTCAACTGCAAGATCGACAGCGTCAGCGTGGATGCCACGGGCAAGATGACCTTCGTGCAGCTGGACCAGGCGCTTCCGTTTTTCCCTCAGGAATCCAGCAAAATCCTGCAATGGACGCCCATCATGGAGGAACTCAACGACTACCGCCTGAAAGTGACGGGGCTCAAACCCGGCCAGTACGAAGTCCGCCTTGGCGGAAAGAAAGTGGCGGACTATTCGCATATCGCGCTCAATACGGGAGTCAACATGGCGCAGGCGGTCCTGTCAGCAGGGCCGATTGCCGATCAGGTCAACGCCGTTTGGGGAGCCGTGAAGGCCAAGAACGATTATTATCATGGCAAAATATTCCGGGGAGTCATTCTCGCCGAGGTCAAGATCCCCGATTTCCTGGACATCAAGGTTGATGATCTTGAGGCCAAGCGTGAAGCGGCCCTGAAGAACCGCCTGGCAAAGATGCCCGAATATTTCGAGGCCATCCGTAAGACATTAGTAATGCAGCCTCACCAGGTGGAAATCATTCCGGTCACGAAACCGTAA
- the rsgA gene encoding ribosome small subunit-dependent GTPase A — MELTALGFDGWFEHRSAPLLQPGHSIARVTAVDRGAFLIRNQHGETYAEIAGKFRFVVEAAIDLPCVGDWVGVQCHASGGPAMIHSVIPRKTFLRRKSPGKTVDFQMIAANIDVAFIVQACGFDFNLARLDRYLVMANEGAIEPWIILTKTDLISPGQLDQAIMQVKQISVSTKILTLSNTTGVGLQEFRTLLVPGKTYCLLGSSGVGKTTLVNRLIGQDSFDTKAVSGTGEGVHTTARRQLLLLDNGAMLIDTPGMRELGLLRASDGVDDTFAEIRDHSRECRFANCTHTGEPGCAVLLAVENGTLCRDRYQSYLKLKKESEFHDLSYAEKRRKDRSFGRFIKSAKKSLKQ; from the coding sequence ATGGAATTGACTGCTCTAGGATTTGACGGCTGGTTTGAACATCGATCCGCTCCCCTCCTGCAACCGGGACACAGTATCGCGCGCGTCACGGCCGTTGATAGGGGGGCTTTCCTCATCCGGAATCAGCACGGAGAGACTTATGCGGAAATCGCGGGCAAGTTCCGTTTCGTCGTTGAGGCCGCCATCGACCTGCCGTGTGTAGGCGACTGGGTAGGCGTTCAATGCCACGCATCGGGCGGTCCCGCCATGATCCATAGCGTCATCCCGAGGAAGACCTTCCTGCGTCGCAAAAGCCCCGGCAAGACTGTTGATTTCCAGATGATCGCGGCGAACATCGATGTCGCCTTCATCGTACAGGCCTGTGGATTCGATTTTAACTTGGCTAGGCTTGACCGGTACCTTGTGATGGCAAATGAGGGCGCGATTGAGCCGTGGATCATCCTGACAAAAACCGATCTGATTTCGCCCGGGCAACTCGATCAGGCAATCATGCAGGTGAAGCAGATAAGCGTCTCCACCAAGATCCTTACCCTCAGCAACACCACGGGCGTTGGGCTGCAGGAGTTCCGTACGCTCCTAGTGCCCGGTAAAACATACTGCCTGCTTGGTTCCTCGGGAGTGGGGAAGACCACCCTTGTCAACCGACTGATCGGACAGGATTCATTTGACACCAAGGCCGTCAGCGGGACAGGTGAAGGTGTTCATACCACCGCCCGTCGCCAGTTGCTCCTCCTTGATAATGGCGCCATGTTGATCGACACGCCGGGAATGCGCGAGTTGGGCCTGCTTAGAGCGAGCGATGGGGTAGACGACACCTTCGCCGAGATTCGCGATCACTCCAGGGAGTGTCGCTTTGCAAACTGTACCCATACCGGGGAACCTGGATGTGCCGTCCTGCTGGCGGTGGAGAATGGAACCTTGTGTAGGGATCGGTATCAGAGCTACCTTAAACTCAAGAAGGAGAGCGAATTCCATGACCTCTCCTATGCCGAGAAGAGGAGGAAGGACAGATCATTTGGTCGCTTCATCAAGTCCGCCAAGAAGAGCTTGAAGCAGTGA